The Teredinibacter sp. KSP-S5-2 genome includes a window with the following:
- a CDS encoding YqgE/AlgH family protein: MSATESLRDHFLIAMPSLEGSIFSHSVTYLCDHSEHGAMGIIINQPMDITMGDVFDQLQLSRHSAHRSQPVLAGGPVNLERGFVLHRQSGQWQSTLKITDEICLTASKDIVTAISRDEGPKNALFALGYAGWAPGQLESEIAENSWLTLPADSNIIFDVPIEERWAATAKQLGIDMNLISSIAGHA; encoded by the coding sequence ATGAGTGCCACCGAAAGTTTACGCGATCATTTCCTGATCGCCATGCCATCGCTTGAGGGTTCAATATTCTCTCATTCGGTCACCTATTTGTGTGACCATAGCGAGCACGGCGCGATGGGCATCATTATTAATCAACCTATGGATATCACCATGGGCGATGTTTTCGATCAGCTTCAACTTTCCCGGCACAGCGCACATCGCAGCCAACCTGTTTTAGCCGGTGGCCCGGTCAATCTGGAACGCGGGTTTGTTCTTCACCGACAAAGCGGCCAATGGCAATCCACACTAAAAATTACCGACGAAATCTGTCTTACCGCATCCAAGGATATAGTGACCGCCATTTCCCGAGACGAAGGCCCCAAGAACGCTTTATTTGCTCTTGGTTACGCCGGCTGGGCACCCGGACAGCTTGAGTCAGAAATCGCGGAAAACAGCTGGTTAACCCTTCCCGCCGACAGTAATATTATTTTTGACGTACCCATTGAAGAGCGCTGGGCTGCGACGGCAAAACAGCTCGGTATCGATATGAATTTGATTTCCAGCATTGCTGGTCATGCCTAG
- a CDS encoding chemotaxis protein CheW has protein sequence MSKDAAYQALASLAALSKQSAKGLPAQQKSAPRWSGVGFSFMGFKFVTPMGIVAELMELPQSTRLPGVQPWVIGLSNVRGRLLALFDLPQFLGGKLISQKKQRRVLVLETDTLYSGLVVDQAYGMQHFYIDSFRESVEGLPESIAPYVRGSYSNAQGEQWLVFRMETLAEDDRFTNAAAV, from the coding sequence ATGTCAAAAGATGCGGCATATCAGGCACTCGCGAGTCTCGCAGCGCTAAGTAAACAATCGGCCAAAGGCCTTCCTGCACAGCAGAAGTCTGCGCCAAGATGGAGTGGTGTAGGCTTTTCTTTTATGGGGTTTAAGTTTGTCACGCCCATGGGGATCGTGGCAGAACTTATGGAGTTACCTCAATCGACACGTCTTCCTGGAGTCCAGCCTTGGGTTATAGGGTTGTCCAATGTTCGTGGACGTTTGTTAGCGTTGTTCGATCTGCCGCAGTTTTTGGGTGGCAAGTTAATATCACAAAAAAAACAACGACGTGTACTGGTGCTGGAAACGGATACGTTATACAGCGGCCTGGTGGTGGATCAGGCTTACGGTATGCAGCATTTTTATATAGATAGCTTTCGGGAGTCTGTTGAGGGGCTGCCTGAATCAATCGCCCCTTATGTGCGTGGTTCATACTCCAATGCGCAGGGGGAGCAATGGTTGGTTTTCCGCATGGAAACCCTTGCTGAAGATGATCGTTTTACTAACGCCGCAGCGGTTTAA
- a CDS encoding DUF167 family protein yields the protein MPSHYLWQGDSLILHCHLQPKSSHDEFCGLHGDRIKIRITAPPIDGKANSHLLKFLSKSFGVAKSRITIVSGELSRQKTVSISNPTKVPEGALVETK from the coding sequence ATGCCCTCTCACTATCTATGGCAAGGTGATTCACTGATCTTGCATTGCCATCTGCAACCCAAGTCCTCACACGATGAGTTTTGTGGACTGCATGGTGACAGAATTAAGATCCGTATTACCGCGCCACCGATAGACGGAAAAGCCAATAGTCATTTACTAAAGTTTTTAAGTAAATCATTTGGTGTGGCGAAATCCCGGATTACTATTGTGTCCGGCGAGTTATCTCGCCAAAAAACTGTGAGCATTAGCAATCCAACAAAAGTTCCCGAAGGGGCGCTAGTTGAAACCAAATAA
- the proC gene encoding pyrroline-5-carboxylate reductase has translation MARSIIGGLISNGHPGKMITATSPSQEELDKLAEDYSVNTNTDNKQALADADVVVLAVKPQIMKPVCCELAEALPEQALVISIAAGISAASLEAWLNTPPLVRCMPNTPALVLEGASGLYANSKASEEQKQLAHAILTAVGEVTWVDTEALIDSVTAVSGSGPAYFFLMMEAMIEAGIKQGLERETAATLAIQTALGAAKLAKHSDVDVAELRRRVTSPKGTTEQAINSFEANGFRDMVDQAMQACRTRAEELAEELGA, from the coding sequence ATGGCACGCAGCATTATTGGTGGCCTGATAAGTAACGGTCATCCCGGAAAAATGATCACAGCAACCAGTCCGTCCCAGGAAGAGCTGGATAAACTGGCCGAAGACTACAGTGTAAATACCAATACAGATAACAAGCAGGCGTTGGCGGATGCAGATGTTGTTGTACTGGCAGTCAAACCCCAGATTATGAAACCGGTTTGCTGCGAACTAGCCGAGGCCCTCCCAGAGCAAGCTCTGGTCATATCCATTGCAGCCGGTATCAGTGCAGCAAGCCTTGAAGCCTGGCTAAATACACCGCCATTAGTACGCTGTATGCCAAATACCCCCGCTCTTGTGCTTGAAGGTGCCAGCGGCCTGTACGCCAACAGCAAAGCCAGCGAAGAACAAAAACAACTCGCACACGCTATTCTGACGGCCGTTGGCGAAGTGACCTGGGTGGATACCGAAGCATTAATTGACAGTGTGACAGCCGTGTCTGGCAGTGGCCCGGCATATTTCTTCCTGATGATGGAAGCCATGATCGAAGCCGGCATTAAACAAGGTCTGGAAAGAGAAACCGCTGCAACACTTGCCATACAAACGGCCTTGGGCGCGGCAAAACTGGCCAAGCACAGTGATGTCGATGTCGCCGAACTGCGTCGCCGAGTCACCTCTCCCAAAGGCACAACCGAGCAGGCAATCAATAGCTTTGAAGCGAACGGTTTTCGCGATATGGTTGACCAGGCGATGCAGGCCTGCCGCACTCGAGCCGAAGAACTTGCTGAAGAATTAGGTGCTTAA
- a CDS encoding energy transducer TonB, with the protein MNIEDAVSSNDRLSFTLFIAAAIHALLVFGISFKIDKGNTIAPTLNITLATHKSQVEPEKADFLAQMNQEASGTAEEVKELSTKKVAEIEDISIRDTFQAAHLKESTPQTARNQLLATIQDQSFEVSTDELSEEEKEEETDPGHQEEVPWVNPEIASLRAKLDKIKQDMAKQPRIRRLTSVSTKKSYDAEYLYKWSQKIEAIGNQNFPEEALQKQIFGNLRLSVTIYPNGAVKSVEVLQSSGHSILDRAAEHIVRLASPFAPFPKEIRSTTDQLEIIRTWRFEISGLSTGK; encoded by the coding sequence ATGAACATTGAAGACGCTGTCAGCAGTAATGATCGATTAAGCTTTACCCTATTTATTGCGGCAGCAATTCACGCATTATTAGTGTTTGGTATCTCCTTCAAGATTGATAAAGGCAATACCATTGCGCCAACATTAAACATTACCTTAGCAACTCACAAATCTCAGGTTGAACCAGAAAAAGCGGATTTTCTGGCACAAATGAACCAAGAGGCAAGTGGTACAGCAGAAGAAGTCAAAGAGTTGTCAACCAAGAAGGTTGCCGAAATTGAAGACATCAGTATCCGCGACACATTTCAGGCTGCACACTTAAAAGAGTCCACACCTCAAACCGCAAGAAATCAATTATTGGCCACCATTCAAGACCAAAGCTTTGAAGTAAGTACCGATGAGCTTTCAGAAGAAGAGAAAGAAGAGGAAACCGACCCCGGTCATCAAGAAGAAGTCCCGTGGGTTAATCCAGAGATAGCAAGCCTGAGAGCCAAGCTCGATAAAATTAAACAAGATATGGCTAAGCAACCCCGAATTCGGAGACTCACTTCGGTTTCGACAAAAAAATCTTACGATGCTGAATACCTGTACAAGTGGTCACAAAAGATTGAAGCCATTGGCAATCAGAACTTCCCCGAAGAAGCCCTCCAAAAACAAATATTTGGCAACCTAAGGCTTTCCGTCACCATATACCCCAATGGTGCAGTAAAGAGCGTTGAAGTATTGCAGTCATCCGGTCACAGTATTCTGGATCGTGCAGCAGAACATATTGTGCGTCTAGCCAGCCCATTTGCGCCTTTCCCCAAAGAAATACGCTCCACCACAGACCAACTGGAAATCATCCGAACCTGGCGTTTTGAAATATCCGGCCTAAGCACCGGCAAGTAG
- a CDS encoding type IV pilus twitching motility protein PilT, with amino-acid sequence MDITELLAFSAKQGASDLHLSAGLPPMIRVDGDVRRINLPPMEHKQVHSLIYEIMNDKQRKDFEEFLETDFSFEVPGVARFRVNAFNQNRGAGAVFRTIPSKVLTMEELGMGQVFRDVSSVPRGLVLVTGPTGSGKSTTLAAMIDYINENKYHHVLTIEDPIEFVHESKKCLVNQREVHRDTHGFAEALRSALREDPDIILVGEMRDLETIRLALTAAETGHLVFGTLHTTSAAKTIDRVVDVFPANEKAMVRSMLSESLEAVVSQTLMKKNGGGRVAAHEIMRGTSAIRNLIREDKVAQMYSAIQTGGSVGMQTMDQCLADLVERRIINRDVAKEKAKMPENF; translated from the coding sequence ATGGATATTACTGAACTCTTGGCATTCTCGGCAAAACAAGGTGCGTCGGACCTGCATTTATCAGCGGGCTTACCTCCCATGATTCGTGTCGATGGGGACGTGCGTAGGATCAACCTGCCGCCGATGGAGCACAAGCAAGTGCATTCCTTGATTTATGAGATTATGAATGACAAGCAGCGCAAGGATTTCGAAGAGTTTCTCGAAACGGACTTTTCCTTTGAGGTTCCCGGCGTAGCGCGTTTCAGGGTGAACGCCTTTAACCAAAACCGTGGTGCTGGTGCGGTGTTTCGTACCATTCCTTCAAAAGTATTGACCATGGAAGAGCTGGGCATGGGGCAGGTGTTTCGCGATGTGTCCTCCGTACCTAGAGGGTTGGTTTTGGTGACCGGGCCGACCGGTTCGGGTAAGTCCACGACTCTGGCAGCGATGATCGATTACATCAATGAAAACAAGTATCACCACGTTCTAACGATTGAAGACCCGATCGAATTTGTGCACGAAAGTAAAAAGTGTTTGGTTAACCAGCGTGAGGTTCACCGTGATACCCACGGCTTTGCTGAAGCTCTGCGATCCGCACTGCGGGAAGACCCGGATATTATTCTGGTGGGTGAGATGCGGGACTTGGAGACCATTCGATTGGCATTGACGGCCGCAGAAACCGGTCACTTGGTATTCGGTACCCTGCATACCACCTCCGCAGCAAAAACCATTGACCGTGTGGTGGACGTATTCCCTGCGAATGAAAAAGCCATGGTGCGCTCCATGTTGTCGGAGTCGTTAGAGGCGGTTGTTTCGCAAACTTTGATGAAGAAAAATGGTGGTGGCCGGGTGGCTGCCCACGAAATCATGCGCGGAACCTCGGCAATTCGAAACCTGATTCGGGAAGATAAAGTGGCACAAATGTATTCTGCTATTCAGACCGGTGGTTCAGTTGGCATGCAGACAATGGATCAATGCTTGGCCGATCTGGTGGAAAGACGAATTATTAATCGGGATGTGGCCAAAGAAAAAGCCAAAATGCCCGAAAACTTTTAG
- the pilG gene encoding twitching motility response regulator PilG, protein MDVNLEHLKVMIIDDSKTIRRTAETLLKKVGCTVVTATDGFDALAKIADTRPDIIFVDIMMPRLDGYQTCALIKNNSEFKSTPVIMLSSKDGLFDKAKGRIVGSDQYLTKPFSKGELIGAIEAHVKVAHAS, encoded by the coding sequence ATGGACGTGAACTTAGAACACCTGAAAGTGATGATTATCGACGACAGTAAAACTATTCGTCGAACGGCTGAAACCCTATTGAAAAAAGTGGGTTGCACCGTGGTCACTGCTACAGACGGTTTTGATGCGTTGGCAAAAATTGCCGATACGCGCCCTGATATTATTTTTGTGGACATCATGATGCCCAGGTTGGATGGTTATCAAACCTGTGCATTGATAAAAAACAACAGCGAATTCAAGTCGACACCAGTCATCATGCTATCCAGTAAAGATGGCTTGTTCGATAAGGCCAAAGGACGAATTGTAGGTTCTGATCAATATTTGACTAAACCGTTTAGCAAGGGAGAATTGATCGGTGCGATTGAGGCACATGTTAAGGTCGCGCACGCAAGCTAA
- a CDS encoding YggS family pyridoxal phosphate-dependent enzyme, whose product MHNMSNKLTQVKSRIQQAAKSANRNPDDITLLAVSKKQSVEKVRELILQGQQDFGENYLQEAIEKIETLNDQQVRWHFIGPIQSNKTRSIATHFDWVHSVDRLKVAQRLNDQRPEHLPPLKICIQVNIDGEDTKSGVNPSEVATLCREIAKLDKIEMHGLMCIPAKEGTDAFTRMQALFKAVGDEISLHHWDTLSMGMSADLEEAIDAGSTIVRVGTALFGERKV is encoded by the coding sequence ATGCACAACATGAGCAACAAACTAACCCAAGTTAAGAGCCGCATTCAACAGGCGGCGAAGTCGGCCAATAGAAATCCAGATGACATCACACTTTTAGCCGTCAGCAAAAAACAGAGTGTCGAAAAAGTACGCGAATTGATCCTACAAGGCCAACAGGACTTTGGCGAAAACTATTTGCAGGAGGCCATCGAAAAAATTGAGACATTAAATGACCAACAAGTACGATGGCATTTTATTGGCCCCATACAATCCAACAAAACACGATCTATTGCCACTCACTTTGATTGGGTTCACTCGGTGGATCGATTAAAAGTCGCGCAAAGGCTGAACGATCAACGCCCAGAACACTTACCCCCTTTAAAAATCTGTATTCAGGTCAATATAGATGGAGAAGACACTAAATCCGGTGTAAACCCAAGTGAAGTTGCTACTCTATGTCGAGAAATCGCCAAACTGGATAAGATAGAAATGCATGGATTAATGTGCATACCGGCCAAAGAAGGCACTGACGCATTTACTCGTATGCAGGCATTATTCAAAGCCGTTGGCGACGAGATCAGCCTTCACCATTGGGATACCCTGTCTATGGGAATGTCTGCAGATTTAGAAGAAGCCATAGACGCCGGTTCAACCATTGTTCGAGTAGGCACCGCCTTATTTGGTGAACGTAAGGTATAA
- the gshB gene encoding glutathione synthase: MDPIEGITHYKDTTLALMLAAQKKGYRLYYMELKSLYLDQGIAFAKGNYIKVFDDAECWFEKEEEKVIRLSTLNAILMRKDPPFDNQFIYATYILEQAEKEGSLIINRPQSLRDCNEKVFATHFPQCCPPVIVSQDPERLKSFHKEHGDVIFKPLDGMGGSGIFRCKNDDPNVSVILETLTNHGQEYIMAQSYIPDISNGDKRILVVNGEPVPYCLARIPAEGETRGNIAAGGRGVAQPLSDRDRWIAEQVAPTLKEKGLLFVGLDVIGDYLTEINVTSPTCAREIDKAYGTDIGGLLMNAIETKLQ, translated from the coding sequence ATGGACCCTATCGAAGGAATCACGCACTACAAAGACACTACGCTTGCGCTTATGCTCGCTGCTCAAAAAAAAGGCTACCGACTTTACTATATGGAATTAAAAAGCCTATATCTTGATCAAGGAATCGCTTTCGCCAAAGGTAATTATATTAAAGTATTCGACGATGCAGAGTGTTGGTTTGAGAAAGAAGAAGAAAAGGTCATTAGATTAAGCACACTAAACGCGATTTTAATGCGTAAAGATCCGCCATTTGATAATCAATTTATCTATGCCACCTACATTCTTGAGCAGGCGGAAAAAGAGGGAAGCCTAATTATTAATCGCCCGCAAAGTTTACGTGACTGTAACGAAAAAGTGTTTGCCACCCACTTTCCTCAATGCTGTCCACCCGTCATTGTGAGCCAAGATCCTGAACGCTTAAAGAGCTTTCATAAAGAACACGGCGATGTCATATTTAAACCGCTCGACGGAATGGGAGGCAGTGGTATTTTTCGCTGTAAAAACGATGACCCCAATGTTAGCGTCATTCTCGAAACACTAACGAACCATGGCCAGGAATACATCATGGCGCAATCTTATATCCCGGACATCAGCAACGGCGATAAACGAATTTTAGTGGTCAATGGCGAACCGGTTCCCTATTGTCTGGCCAGAATTCCAGCAGAAGGAGAAACTCGGGGTAATATTGCCGCGGGTGGCCGAGGTGTTGCACAACCTCTATCCGATAGAGATCGCTGGATTGCCGAACAAGTCGCCCCCACATTGAAGGAGAAAGGGTTATTATTTGTCGGTCTGGATGTTATTGGCGACTACCTTACTGAGATCAATGTCACCAGCCCAACTTGTGCCCGCGAAATCGATAAGGCATATGGTACCGATATCGGCGGTTTATTAATGAACGCTATTGAAACTAAATTGCAATAA
- a CDS encoding PilT/PilU family type 4a pilus ATPase: MDLDRLLNLMVEKKASDLFITAGVAPSIKLHGKIVPVTTTPLSPEKSREICLSVMNDKQRKEFMETKELNFAISARGVGRFRASAFYQRNLAGMVLRRIETTIPKVDDLGLPEIIKELAMVKRGLVIFVGATGTGKSTSLASMIGHRNKNSKGHIISIEDPIEFVHQHDGCVITQREVGIDTESFEVALKNTLRQAPDVILIGEVRTRETMDHAIAFAETGHLCLCTLHANNANQALDRIIHFFPADRHSQLWMDLSLNLKAIVAQQLIPTPDGEGRRACLEVFLNTPLAADIIRKGAVHELKELMKKSTEQGMQTFDQALYELYDAGEITYEDALAHADSPNDLRLMIKLGSETDAEYLSNAADELSIQDEESNRTRLF, encoded by the coding sequence ATGGATTTAGATCGTTTACTAAATTTAATGGTGGAAAAAAAGGCGTCCGACTTATTTATTACCGCGGGTGTCGCCCCTTCAATTAAATTGCACGGAAAAATTGTTCCTGTCACGACTACGCCTTTGTCGCCGGAGAAATCACGTGAAATTTGTTTGAGTGTGATGAACGATAAGCAGCGCAAAGAATTTATGGAAACCAAAGAGTTGAACTTTGCGATTAGTGCGCGAGGTGTGGGGCGTTTCCGGGCGAGTGCGTTTTATCAGCGAAACCTGGCGGGAATGGTTTTGAGGCGTATCGAAACCACTATTCCGAAAGTGGATGACTTGGGATTGCCTGAGATTATTAAAGAGTTGGCAATGGTAAAGCGTGGTCTGGTGATATTTGTCGGGGCGACGGGTACTGGTAAATCAACCTCCCTGGCGTCGATGATTGGGCACCGAAACAAAAACTCCAAAGGCCATATTATTTCCATTGAAGACCCTATCGAATTTGTTCATCAGCACGACGGTTGTGTGATTACCCAGCGGGAAGTTGGTATTGATACCGAATCGTTTGAGGTGGCTCTGAAGAATACTTTGCGGCAGGCTCCAGACGTAATTTTGATTGGTGAGGTGCGAACCAGAGAAACAATGGACCATGCGATTGCTTTTGCTGAAACTGGTCACCTATGTTTATGTACGTTGCATGCTAACAATGCAAACCAGGCATTAGATCGTATTATCCACTTCTTCCCGGCAGATCGACATTCCCAATTGTGGATGGATTTATCTCTGAACCTGAAGGCTATTGTGGCGCAGCAGCTTATTCCGACTCCAGATGGAGAAGGGCGACGAGCGTGTCTGGAGGTGTTTTTAAATACGCCGTTGGCGGCAGATATTATTCGAAAAGGCGCTGTACACGAGCTGAAAGAGTTGATGAAAAAATCCACTGAGCAGGGTATGCAGACTTTCGATCAGGCATTGTATGAATTATATGACGCTGGTGAAATTACCTACGAGGATGCACTAGCTCATGCTGACTCGCCAAACGATCTGCGCTTGATGATTAAACTCGGTTCTGAAACCGATGCGGAATACCTCTCTAATGCGGCGGATGAATTAAGTATTCAGGACGAAGAAAGTAATCGGACACGTCTATTCTAG
- the pilH gene encoding twitching motility response regulator PilH, whose amino-acid sequence MAKVLIVDDSPTETHKLTSMLEKNGHSVITAGNGEEGVATAKAELPDVVLMDIVMPGLNGFQATRQLTKATETSHIPVIIVTTKDQETDRVWGMRQGAKAYLTKPIDEKELFDTMKKVGVGS is encoded by the coding sequence ATGGCTAAAGTACTAATTGTTGATGATTCACCTACGGAAACCCACAAGTTGACCAGCATGCTGGAAAAAAATGGCCATTCGGTCATTACTGCGGGGAATGGTGAAGAAGGTGTAGCGACGGCTAAGGCCGAGCTTCCCGATGTGGTGTTAATGGATATTGTGATGCCTGGGCTTAACGGCTTTCAGGCTACCAGACAGCTAACCAAAGCCACCGAAACTTCGCATATTCCCGTCATCATCGTGACAACCAAAGATCAAGAAACGGATCGGGTATGGGGGATGCGTCAAGGGGCTAAAGCTTATTTGACCAAACCTATCGATGAAAAAGAACTGTTCGACACCATGAAAAAAGTCGGCGTAGGTAGTTAA
- the ruvX gene encoding Holliday junction resolvase RuvX — protein sequence MPPPNITNVLAFDFGTKSIGVAVGQSLTGSGGELPPLKAVDGIPDWQEIYSLILEWQPDLVVVGLPVNMDGTEMEMTRRARKFGNRIHGRYGVPMEFFDERLTTREAKEEAFQRGQTSSNYARNPVDSIAARLILESWFRSQPQ from the coding sequence ATGCCCCCACCAAATATTACCAATGTTCTCGCTTTCGACTTTGGCACCAAGTCTATTGGTGTCGCCGTGGGCCAATCGCTGACAGGCTCAGGCGGCGAATTACCGCCCCTAAAAGCTGTTGACGGCATTCCCGACTGGCAGGAAATATACAGCCTGATACTGGAATGGCAACCAGACCTTGTCGTCGTTGGCTTACCGGTCAATATGGATGGCACAGAAATGGAAATGACCCGACGGGCCAGGAAATTCGGCAACCGGATCCACGGACGTTATGGCGTACCGATGGAGTTCTTCGATGAGCGCCTAACTACCAGGGAAGCAAAAGAAGAAGCCTTTCAACGTGGCCAGACGAGCAGCAACTACGCACGCAACCCGGTGGACTCAATTGCCGCACGTCTTATTTTAGAAAGCTGGTTTAGAAGTCAGCCCCAATAA
- a CDS encoding YggT family protein, with protein sequence MTTISAILIYLLQTLTTLFLLFVILRFMLQIARADFYNPFSQAVVKVTNPLLIPMRRIIPGIFGIDIASIILALVIQVLFGTLYYFITQNGIMNPGILLIWGIIATLNYTRLICIVCLFIVVISSFVAPFSHHPILTLVRQLMQPLIQPFQRIIPPMGGLDFSVLFVFIALGVVQIILVSLAQTTGLDTKAVVGFF encoded by the coding sequence ATGACCACGATATCCGCTATTCTCATTTATCTTTTGCAGACACTCACAACGCTATTTCTATTATTTGTTATTTTGCGTTTTATGCTGCAAATCGCCAGAGCTGACTTTTACAACCCATTTTCACAGGCCGTCGTTAAAGTGACCAATCCGTTACTTATTCCAATGCGCAGGATTATTCCCGGCATATTTGGAATCGATATAGCGTCCATCATTTTGGCGCTGGTCATACAAGTGCTCTTTGGCACACTGTATTACTTCATTACTCAGAACGGCATTATGAACCCCGGCATTCTTCTTATATGGGGAATTATCGCCACACTCAATTACACCAGACTGATATGTATCGTTTGCCTTTTCATTGTGGTTATTTCCAGCTTCGTCGCCCCTTTTAGCCACCACCCTATACTCACGTTAGTGCGTCAGCTGATGCAACCACTCATCCAGCCCTTCCAACGAATAATCCCTCCCATGGGTGGCCTGGACTTCTCGGTCTTGTTCGTTTTTATCGCATTAGGCGTGGTTCAGATTATTCTTGTCAGCCTGGCGCAAACAACAGGATTAGACACCAAGGCTGTTGTGGGCTTCTTTTAA